Proteins co-encoded in one Arachis stenosperma cultivar V10309 chromosome 7, arast.V10309.gnm1.PFL2, whole genome shotgun sequence genomic window:
- the LOC130939156 gene encoding receptor-like protein 7, with protein sequence MMRCFTLLLLLLLLLHTPFSTCSSVLPLCNHHDNSNLLQFNNSFSINPSLYKDSWWSEVMGIHCSSYPKTVSWNNNTDCCEWDGVTCDTTSGHVIGLDLSCSMLEGEFHPNSTLFHLTHLQQLNLAFNHFSHSPIYPGIGNLVSLTHLNLSYSSFGSDIPSTISHLSKLLSLDLSYNDDLALDESTWSKLIGNTTNLNELLLDEVDMSSVRETSLSLLMNLSSSLLSLRLSDTGLHGKFPTDVLGFPNLEELSLLLNEELKGELPKSNWTTPLTMLGLSYTVFSGEIPDSIGHLKSLNLLWLQSCQFDGLIPVSLWNLTQLTYLDLSKNRLHGEIPSLLSNLKHLTFLDLSGNAVSGHIPDVFDNFTKLDTLQLSSNSLGGQLPLSLFRLSQLSGLDLSYNSLEGPIPSKDTKLSKIKYLFLGNNLLNGTIPNWCYSSPSLIMLDLGHNNLVGLIGEFSTYSMTSLDFSNNKLQGSFPNSIFKFENLTYLLLSSVILSGHVDFHQFSKLKSLEFLDLSHNNFLSINLDDNVDYFLPNLTSLFLSSCKITNFPRFLVSIQDLKELDFSDNQIEGVIPKWFNDKLLYKWKRVDFIDLSFNKLQGDLPIPPNGTYYFSVSNNNFTGGISSTICNASSLNVLILSHNNLTGNIPQCFGSFLSLLVLDLQINNFYGSIPGNLSKNNAFETIKLNGNQLEGPIPQSLAHCTQLQVLDLSDNNIEDVFSSRLEALQELQVLSLRNNKFYGTITCLSKKHPFPKLRIFDVSNNKFSGSLPMQYFQEFQGMMARNDNAQAGGLKYMGTNASTTSVPYNDSVVIIMKGQMIEMSRILTIFTTIDLSNNLFDGKIPQILGELNSLKGLNLSHNKISGMIPQTLENLTSLEWLDLSWNQLKGEIPMTLTNLNFLSVLNLSKNQLEGMIPTGEQFNTFQNDSYKDNPMLCGFPLSKSCSNDEEQPPSVFPKAKEPLFGWKSVAVGYGCGVVFGMFLGRLFIKTAKPLWLARLICGYN encoded by the coding sequence ATGATGAGGTGTTTTACTCTCttgttgcttcttcttcttcttcttcatactCCCTTTTCCACTTGCTCATCGGTGTTGCCACTGTGCAACCACCATGACAACTCAAACCTGCTCCAATTCAACAACTCATTTTCCATCAACCCTTCATTGTACAAAGACTCGTGGTGGAGTGAGGTGATGGGGATTCATTGTTCATCTTATCCCAAGACAGTATCCTGGAACAACAATACTGATTGTTGCGAGTGGGATGGTGTTACGTGCGACACCACATCAGGGCACGTGATTGGGCTTGACCTGAGTTGCAGCATGCTTGAAGGCGAGTTTCATCCCAACAGCACACTCTTCCATCTCACGCATCTTCAACAACTCAACCTTGCCTTCAATCACTTCTCCCACTCTCCAATATATCCAGGAATTGGTAATCTTGTGAGTCTCACCCATCTCAATCTATCATACTCATCATTTGGCAGTGATATTCCGTCCACAATCTCACACTTGTCTAAATTACTCTCACTTGATCTCTCGTATAATGATGACCTAGCACTTGATGAATCCACATGGAGCAAACTCATTGGTAACACCACTAACTTGAATGAGCTACTTCTAGATGAGGTAGACATGTCTTCTGTCAGAGAAACTTCATTGTCTTTGCTGATGAATTTGTCATCCTCTTTGCTGTCCTTGAGACTTTCTGACACTGGATTGCATGGAAAATTTCCAACTGACGTACTTGGTTTTCCTAATCTTGAAGAACTAAGTTTGTTACTGAATGAAGAGCTGAAAGGTGAACTTCCAAAGTCCAATTGGACCACTCCTCTAACCATGTTGGGTCTTTCTTACACCGTATTCTCAGGAGAAATACCTGATTCCATAGGCCACTTGAAGTCTCTTAACCTACTATGGCTACAGTCTTGCCAATTTGATGGATTAATTCCTGTGTCTTTGTGGAACCTCACTCAACTAACTTATTTGGACCTTTCAAAAAATAGACTTCATGGTGAGATTCCATCTTTGCTTTCAAACCTCAAACATCTCACCTTCTTAGATCTTAGTGGTAATGCGGTCAGTGGTCACATCCCAGATGTGTTCGACAACTTCACTAAATTAGATACCTTGCAACTTTCTTCTAACAGTCTAGGAGGCCAGCTGCCACTATCACTTTTTCGTCTATCCCAACTTTCTGGTTTAGACTTGTCATATAATAGCTTAGAAGGCCCAATTCCAAGTAAAGATACTAAACTCTCAAAAATAAAGTACCTATTTTTGggtaataatttattaaatggGACAATTCCAAATTGGTGTTATTCTTCGCCTTCATTGATAATGCTAGATCTTGGGCATAACAACCTCGTAGGACTGATAGGGGAATTCTCCACTTATTCTATGACTTCTTTGGATTTCTCTAATAACAAACTCCAAGGTAGTTTTCCaaattcaatatttaaatttgaaaatctCACCTATTTGTTATTATCTTCAGTTATTTTGAGTGGTCATGTAGACTTTCACCAATTTTCAAAGCTCAAATCTTTAGAATTTCTTGATCTATCTCACAATAATTTTCTCTCTATTAACCTTGACGACAATGTTGACTATTTTTTACCTAACCTGACtagtttatttttatcttcGTGTAAGATTACAAACTTTCCTAGATTCTTAGTAAGCATTCAAGATCTAAAAGAACTAGACTTTTCTGATAACCAAATTGAAGGGGTGATTCCCAAATGGTTTAATGACAAGCTCTTGTACAAATGGAAGAGAGTAGACTTTATTGACCTCAGTTTCAACAAGCTTCAGGGAGATCTTCCAATTCCACCAAATGGCACCTATTACTTTTCAGTTTCAAACAACAACTTCACAGGAGGCATTTCTTCAACAATATGCAATGCAAGCTCCCTCAATGTGCTAATCTTGTCTCACAACAATTTGACTGGCAATATTCCACAATGTTTCGGATCCTTTCTTTCGCTCCTGGTTTTGGATTTGCAAATCAACAACTTTTATGGAAGCATACCTGGAAACCTCTCCAAGAATAATGCTTTTGAGACTATAAAGTTGAATGGCAACCAATTAGAGGGACCAATACCACAATCGTTGGCTCATTGCACACAACTGCAAGTTCTAGACCTCAGTGACAATAACATAGAAGATGTATTTTCCAGTAGGCTAGAAGCTCTTCAGGAACTACAGGTACTCAGTTTACGaaataacaaattttatggTACCATCACTTGTTTGAGTAAGAAGCACCCATTTCCAAAGTTGAGAATTTTTGATGTGTCTAATAACAAGTTTAGTGGCTCTTTGCCAATGCAATACTTTCAAGAGTTTCAAGGAATGATGGCTCGGAATGATAATGCTCAAGCTGGTGGTTTGAAGTATATGGGTACCAATGCTAGTACGACCAGTGTACCATATAATGACTCTGTTGTGATCATTATGAAAGGTCAAATGATAGAGATGTCAAGGATATTAACTATTTTCACAACTATAGACTTGTCAAATAACTTGTTTGATGGAAAAATCCCACAAATTCTtggagaattgaattctctcAAAGGGCTTAATCTTTCACACAACAAAATTAGTGGTATGATACCACAAACTCTGGAAAATTTGACAAGTTTGGAATGGTTAGACCTCTCATGGAACCAATTGAAAGGTGAGATTCCTATGACTTTGACAAATTTGAATTTTCTATCTGTCTTGAACCTTTCTAAAAATCAATTGGAGGGAATGATACCAACAGGAGAACAATTCAATACATTCCAAAATGATTCCTACAAAGATAATCCAATGCTATGTGGATTCCCTTTGTCAAAGTCATGCAGCAATGATGAAGAACAACCACCTTCAGTGTTTCCTAAGGCAAAAGAACCATTATTTGGGTGGAAATCAGTTGCAGTGGGATATGGATGCGGAGTGGTGTTTGGGATGTTTCTTGGAAGATTGTTCATCAAGACTGCGAAACCATTGTGGCTTGCCAGACTTATTTGTGGatataattaa